Sequence from the Methanosarcina siciliae T4/M genome:
AATAACCCGCGCTTGTACCGATCTCCGTAGCTACCCCATCCGGGGAGGCAGATAACATGAGCGCAATAAACTTACCGGTTTCCGGCGGAATCTGTCTTAACCTGTGTAATTTCGGTGTTCCATTAATTCTATCATTTTTATCGATAAACTCAAGGTAATTCATTCGTTCCTTTATAGGGTCGAATATGTCATGGAACATGTCGTCATCCTCAGTATCAGTTTAAATTTCGTATAACTCGTTATGTATTTAAGACATATCTTTAAACCTTCATAGATATCGGTTTATTTGTCATTTTTTTATTTAAATACGTCCACAAACCGAATTATCTTGCATTAAAATTTTAGACGTAAATGAAAAAAAAATAGTTAAAAATAGGAGAATGAGTAAGAAGCCCTACAGTCGGCTTTGTAGAAATTCTCAATTTGGCTCAAATTATTCTAAAACTTTTTTGTTTATGTTGTGCACTATCAGTTACTTAATAAAAGTTTCTAATAAATAGACTGAGGGCCTATTTATTAATCTCCTGTACATTTTTCTCAATAGTGCTGCGTTTTTCTTCTCTCCACTCAACAAATATATATTACTCTTAAAGTATCTTTTATTCATGACCCTTGAGCCCGTGCATATGCATAAAATCTCGGAGCTTGCAGAAAGGATTGACCGTTCATTTGAACTTGATGAGCCGAAAACGGCAACGGATATTTATTCTCTGCTTAAGGAGTTGAAGATTGACGGTAAAGTGATCCTGAAGGCTGTGGACAGGCTCTTTCGGGGGATGGTCAGGACCGAGCTGATGGCACAGGGAGAAGACCCGTATCCGGTTACTTATGCCTGTGACAGCGGGAGTACGAATCCCAGGACTTATGACAGCGGACTTTTTGTGGATTTCTGTCACTGCGGGCTGGCTGCAACCCCTACAGATCTTGATATTCAGAGGTGCAGGACAATTGTCTGTGCGGCTTACTCTTCTTCGCAGCGGATAGCAATGAGGGCAACATCGGGATGGGAAACCTTCGATGAAGGGCTCGGGAGGGCAAAGCTGGTTACGATTGCTCCGGATGAACTGAAAAGAAAGGCTCCTGACATGGTGCACAGCTTTGCCATGTACCTTGCAGAATCCGAACATATGCTTTTTATGAAGGACATGCTGGAGCCGGAGAGCTTTTTCATAATGGATGGCCCTCTTTATCCGAAACAACTCATGTACTGGATGGTGCTGGACGACGAGGAAGTGCAGATTGGGCGGAACAACGATGCCCGAAAAATCCTCCAGAATTACATTGATATTATGGATCATTTCCTGGAAAAAAAGAGACCTGTGATAGGTTTTGTAAAGAATCCGACTGACGTGCAGATCATGGACAGCGTCCGGAAGAAGAAGGAAGGATTTGACCTTCCCTGGATGCTTGATTCTCAATTTTTCCGAAATCTCCTCTCTCCTTCCAAAGTTGAAGGCCAGAGAGGACAGGGCCCTGAAGGCCGGAATTCGAAAGCTAACGGGAAAAACGGCAAGTATAACGGTTCAAGAAATACTTACATTACTTACACCAACTGGTTTTTACAGCCCAACAGGTTTTACGAAAGGATGCTTAACGGGACTTCTCCTCTTGCAGCAGGAGATGCGTTCCAGCAAGAGCTCAGGCATAAGTTTTTGCCTGAGGATTATGCCCTCTGTTTCTTCATGCTTTTCGTGCCTTCCACGGATGTGGTTTTTAAGGTTGAAGCTCCTTATGGACTTATTAAGGATGATTTCCTGCGCATGCAAATTACCAAAAAGGTGCTCTTTGACCTCTCTCTGCATGGTTTTCCCCTCACCCTCACAAAGGCAGACCACCTCGCAAAAATCAGGAAAGTGGAGAGGCAGGAGATCGATAAATTTTTTGAAAGTATGAATCCTGATATCTCTTATAACGATACTCGGTGGGGTAAGTTCAATGAAGTATGAAGATGCCGATATTCTGGCTTTTATTTCCGGGAAGTCAAAACCGACCCAGGTTCCTGAAAAGAGCGCTTCCTCAGATAAGAACACAGGCCCGGAGGAAATTTCCGGGAATAAAAATGAACAGCTGGAGCATACAGCTCTGGAACATAAAGCTCTGGAACATAAAAAACCGGAACATAAAGAACCGGAAAAAGATTTGCTTACGGAGACCTCCG
This genomic interval carries:
- a CDS encoding DNA double-strand break repair nuclease NurA; this translates as MTLEPVHMHKISELAERIDRSFELDEPKTATDIYSLLKELKIDGKVILKAVDRLFRGMVRTELMAQGEDPYPVTYACDSGSTNPRTYDSGLFVDFCHCGLAATPTDLDIQRCRTIVCAAYSSSQRIAMRATSGWETFDEGLGRAKLVTIAPDELKRKAPDMVHSFAMYLAESEHMLFMKDMLEPESFFIMDGPLYPKQLMYWMVLDDEEVQIGRNNDARKILQNYIDIMDHFLEKKRPVIGFVKNPTDVQIMDSVRKKKEGFDLPWMLDSQFFRNLLSPSKVEGQRGQGPEGRNSKANGKNGKYNGSRNTYITYTNWFLQPNRFYERMLNGTSPLAAGDAFQQELRHKFLPEDYALCFFMLFVPSTDVVFKVEAPYGLIKDDFLRMQITKKVLFDLSLHGFPLTLTKADHLAKIRKVERQEIDKFFESMNPDISYNDTRWGKFNEV